Proteins encoded in a region of the Photobacterium profundum SS9 genome:
- the xdhC gene encoding xanthine dehydrogenase accessory protein XdhC: MFNDNWIHELARLEKKGEACVMVTVLEDKGSVPRDAGTKMLVTRDGLIATIGGGHLEHLATKMAREMLLIGDNHLKVERFNLGARLGQCCGGMATLSFEPIGQQQNHLVLFGAGHVAKALLHIVATLPFKVTWIDERENEFPEHLPAGINKLVSDDPAAEVKHMPPNSYYLVMTHSHQLDFDLAKAILKREDVAYFGMIGSQTKRKKFDYRLTERGYDQATVERMVCPIGIAAVKGKHPAEIAVSVAGELIAHYQGEELEQKRPVDTASAIRQSKLA; encoded by the coding sequence ATGTTCAATGATAACTGGATTCATGAGCTAGCGAGACTGGAAAAAAAAGGCGAAGCTTGCGTAATGGTCACCGTTTTAGAAGACAAAGGCTCAGTACCCCGCGATGCAGGGACGAAAATGCTCGTAACTCGTGATGGGCTCATCGCCACTATCGGCGGCGGTCATCTTGAACATTTGGCGACAAAAATGGCACGCGAAATGCTGCTAATCGGCGATAACCACTTAAAAGTGGAGCGTTTTAACCTTGGTGCACGCTTGGGTCAATGCTGCGGTGGTATGGCAACACTAAGCTTTGAGCCCATTGGTCAACAGCAAAATCATTTGGTGCTATTTGGTGCTGGTCATGTGGCGAAAGCGCTGCTACATATTGTGGCAACGCTGCCCTTTAAGGTTACCTGGATTGACGAACGTGAAAATGAATTTCCGGAACATCTTCCAGCAGGCATCAATAAACTGGTGAGTGACGACCCTGCCGCTGAAGTCAAACATATGCCACCCAACAGCTACTACCTTGTCATGACACACAGCCACCAGCTTGATTTCGATTTGGCAAAAGCCATTTTAAAACGTGAAGATGTCGCTTATTTCGGCATGATTGGTTCGCAAACCAAGCGCAAAAAATTTGATTACAGATTAACAGAACGCGGCTACGACCAAGCAACAGTAGAACGCATGGTTTGCCCTATTGGCATCGCAGCGGTGAAAGGAAAACACCCTGCTGAAATTGCCGTTTCTGTCGCTGGCGAACTGATTGCTCACTATCAAGGTGAAGAACTGGAGCAAAAACGCCCGGTTGATACAGCATCGGCCATTCGACAGAGCAAGCTGGCTTAA
- the guaD gene encoding guanine deaminase, translating into MASQKIAYRSAIVHSVADPKDVGLDDSYQYFEDGVLVVENGHIVDIGSADDVLARQPKHITVKVFKDKIITSGFIDTHIHYPQTGMIASYGEQLLDWLENYTFPEELRFKNPIYAHQVATLFLDELASNGTTTALVFGTVHKESVNVFFEEAEKRNLRMIAGKVLMDRNAPDYLTDTPQSGYEESKELIERWHNKGRLHYAVTPRFAPTSTNEQLATVGQLLKEYPDVFMHTHLSENKKEIEWVLDLFPERESYLDVYDHYGLLHKRSVFAHGIHLSDCECQRLADTDSSIAFCPTSNLFLGSGLFNLPKMEKFNINVGMGTDVGAGTSFSLLQTMSEAYKIMQLQQEKLHPVKSLFLATLGGAKALHLDDKIGNLAIGKEADFVVLDLHATQLMRFRMKQTTNLEEKLFVLMSLGDDRTVSQTYIYGKKAYDIHGETPKAQIAM; encoded by the coding sequence ATGGCGTCACAAAAAATCGCATACCGCTCAGCCATTGTACACAGCGTGGCTGACCCTAAAGATGTCGGACTCGACGATTCTTACCAGTATTTTGAAGATGGCGTTTTGGTTGTCGAAAATGGTCATATTGTTGATATTGGATCAGCAGATGATGTATTAGCAAGACAACCTAAACACATCACAGTAAAAGTCTTTAAAGATAAAATCATTACATCGGGTTTTATTGATACCCATATCCATTACCCACAAACAGGCATGATTGCCTCTTATGGTGAACAGCTTTTAGATTGGTTAGAAAACTATACTTTTCCCGAAGAGTTACGTTTTAAAAATCCAATCTATGCCCATCAGGTCGCGACACTGTTTCTTGATGAACTTGCCAGTAACGGAACAACAACCGCACTGGTATTTGGCACGGTACATAAAGAATCGGTTAATGTCTTTTTCGAAGAAGCCGAAAAACGTAATTTACGCATGATCGCTGGTAAAGTGTTAATGGATCGTAATGCGCCAGATTATCTTACCGACACACCGCAATCAGGTTACGAAGAATCTAAAGAACTCATCGAACGTTGGCACAATAAAGGGCGACTGCATTATGCAGTAACACCGCGCTTTGCACCCACCAGTACCAATGAACAACTCGCCACTGTCGGCCAGTTGTTAAAGGAATACCCTGATGTTTTCATGCACACCCACCTTTCTGAAAATAAAAAAGAAATCGAATGGGTATTAGACCTTTTCCCTGAACGTGAAAGTTATTTAGACGTGTACGACCACTACGGTCTATTACACAAACGTTCGGTGTTCGCCCATGGTATTCACCTTTCTGATTGTGAATGCCAGCGACTGGCAGACACTGATTCATCCATTGCTTTTTGCCCCACGTCTAACCTTTTCTTAGGTTCAGGTTTGTTCAACCTACCTAAAATGGAAAAGTTTAATATCAACGTAGGTATGGGGACAGATGTGGGTGCAGGTACAAGCTTTTCATTGCTGCAAACCATGAGCGAAGCCTACAAAATCATGCAGTTGCAACAAGAGAAACTTCACCCCGTTAAGTCGTTATTTTTAGCTACATTAGGCGGAGCAAAAGCCTTACATCTTGACGATAAAATTGGCAACCTTGCGATAGGAAAAGAAGCCGATTTCGTTGTACTCGATCTTCACGCTACACAGCTCATGCGTTTTAGAATGAAGCAAACTACCAACCTTGAAGAAAAGCTGTTTGTATTAATGAGCCTTGGAGACGATAGAACCGTCTCTCAAACTTATATTTATGGCAAGAAAGCTTACGACATTCATGGTGAAACGCCTAAAGCACAAATTGCAATGTAA
- a CDS encoding thioredoxin family protein, whose protein sequence is MTAKRRIEIFSAGCAVCNEVVEQVKSMACPSCDITVLDMHEQSIAARAKVLGIKSLPAVVIDGKLADCCANRGIDESVLRAAGVGSPI, encoded by the coding sequence ATGACTGCTAAACGTAGAATTGAAATTTTCAGTGCAGGTTGTGCTGTTTGTAACGAGGTTGTCGAACAGGTAAAGAGTATGGCTTGCCCATCTTGTGATATTACCGTTCTTGATATGCACGAACAAAGCATTGCCGCCCGCGCAAAGGTACTCGGAATCAAGTCACTTCCTGCTGTTGTTATCGATGGCAAACTTGCTGATTGCTGTGCCAACCGTGGTATTGACGAGTCGGTACTTAGGGCGGCAGGGGTAGGTTCACCTATCTGA
- the merR gene encoding Hg(II)-responsive transcriptional regulator has protein sequence MTLTIGKLANAAGVNVETIRFYERKGLLVQPQKPTEGFRQYPSEVLQRLRFIKRAQELGFTLDEIINLLTLGDGDCLEVQSLAKQKLVLVSKKIADLQRLESNLSHLIDQCSSTSDLSCPIVDSFKE, from the coding sequence ATGACGTTAACAATTGGAAAATTAGCGAATGCCGCAGGAGTTAATGTAGAAACCATTCGTTTTTACGAAAGAAAAGGTTTGCTCGTTCAACCACAGAAACCTACTGAGGGCTTTCGCCAGTACCCTTCGGAAGTATTACAAAGGTTACGTTTTATCAAGCGAGCACAGGAGTTAGGTTTTACTCTTGACGAAATTATAAACCTCCTGACGCTAGGAGATGGAGACTGCCTTGAAGTTCAATCACTTGCCAAACAAAAGCTTGTACTTGTAAGCAAAAAAATCGCCGACCTTCAACGCCTTGAATCTAATCTTAGTCACCTAATTGATCAATGCTCCAGCACCTCAGACTTATCCTGCCCGATTGTCGATTCTTTCAAAGAATAG
- a CDS encoding cation transporter, whose translation MGITIKAALKKVEGVSNVETSPDDKLARVTFDDEITDIASIEKSTAEAGYPSTAKQRNNNE comes from the coding sequence TTGGGTATAACAATAAAGGCTGCGTTGAAGAAGGTTGAGGGGGTTTCCAATGTCGAAACATCTCCTGATGATAAGCTCGCACGAGTCACTTTCGATGATGAAATAACTGACATAGCAAGTATAGAGAAATCCACCGCTGAAGCAGGTTACCCATCAACAGCTAAGCAGAGAAATAATAATGAATGA
- a CDS encoding GDCCVxC domain-containing (seleno)protein — protein sequence MNDIVLESELTCPYCGNKKVEAMPTNACQWFYECEKCHQLLKPKQGDCCVYCSYGTVPCPPIQQNPTEKGQGCCDR from the coding sequence ATGAATGATATTGTCTTAGAGTCTGAATTAACTTGCCCATACTGCGGTAATAAAAAAGTTGAAGCAATGCCAACCAACGCCTGTCAGTGGTTTTATGAATGTGAAAAATGTCACCAGCTATTAAAACCTAAGCAAGGGGATTGTTGCGTTTATTGCTCCTATGGCACAGTACCTTGCCCACCGATACAGCAGAACCCCACTGAAAAAGGTCAAGGATGCTGCGATCGCTAA
- the repE gene encoding replication initiation protein RepE: MPALAKKSDIIIRQANALTSAAYNLTRNEKRLVYIALDDIINKRIQCNEFGQYPVKINHIDYASIFEDDSENIGQDILKLTASLNKKEVIFYRPDEDIGKNALDAISWTTKRSYRASLGATTVFFNAELVNIITKVDTNFTRFLMGEAGRLNSPYAMRLYESLQQWPDQQSVTLEVDWMIERYELPESYRRMSDFRRRFLKPAVKEINEHTSIMIDYEEVADKIRSNRIAAITFNYSNRTEKATHS; the protein is encoded by the coding sequence ATGCCGGCGCTAGCAAAAAAATCAGATATTATTATTCGCCAAGCTAACGCATTAACCTCCGCAGCATACAATCTTACCCGCAATGAAAAACGACTCGTTTACATCGCGCTTGATGACATCATAAATAAACGTATTCAATGTAATGAATTTGGTCAATACCCCGTAAAAATCAATCACATTGATTATGCGTCGATATTTGAAGATGACAGTGAAAATATTGGTCAGGATATATTAAAGCTAACGGCTTCTTTGAATAAGAAAGAGGTTATTTTTTATCGACCAGATGAAGACATCGGGAAAAATGCCTTGGATGCTATTTCATGGACAACAAAACGTTCCTATCGCGCATCTCTAGGAGCGACGACAGTGTTCTTTAATGCTGAACTAGTGAATATTATTACCAAGGTAGATACAAATTTTACCCGCTTTCTCATGGGAGAAGCAGGCCGACTTAATAGTCCTTACGCGATGCGACTTTACGAGTCATTACAACAATGGCCCGATCAGCAATCAGTCACGCTTGAAGTAGATTGGATGATAGAACGTTATGAGCTCCCTGAATCATATAGACGAATGAGTGATTTTCGCCGCCGCTTTTTAAAACCTGCGGTAAAGGAAATCAATGAGCATACAAGCATAATGATTGATTACGAGGAAGTTGCAGATAAAATACGATCTAACCGTATTGCGGCGATCACATTCAATTATTCGAATCGTACGGAAAAGGCAACTCACTCTTAA
- a CDS encoding ABC transporter substrate-binding protein produces the protein MVLKRLIYKCLLVTCLFSSFADATTLRTPHQLEWRGQESLDPISSTRFYYPVQMLYNRLVRQDESGAPSPELATKWTSNKTATEWVFDLRENVKFHNGKELTSADVVATINRILDPQRDAPVRAVLSIIQEVTALNDYSVQFKLKKAHSDFPILLMDYRIKILPKNVDQDKSLVGIGTGPFKLENLNVEGTTNLIANSEYWEGKPKLDGIDLIAIADDSARVQALLARQIDWIGWSGVTSQQLPLFQYNSMFKVDSISTGDWRGIIFKNDVEPFTDPRVRKALRIVTDREEMARLVLGEDGGATTCDTPVWKGDQYRMNLECKQDIEGAKKLLAEAGFPDGLDIDLYTSNTDTYFRPLVEIYQRQAAKANIRVHIKMTPSDSYWNDVWMKKPAFTALWGQRPTDQVLNEVYRSTAQWNESAWNNPDFDQLLDEARLTLDFDPRKKLYIDAQKMLWEEGGTLIPFHLRNHRVMMKNVTIPAVDDFSIRWNLVTKE, from the coding sequence ATGGTTTTAAAACGATTAATATATAAATGCTTATTGGTTACTTGCTTATTTTCGTCATTTGCGGATGCAACTACACTTCGAACTCCGCATCAATTAGAATGGAGAGGGCAAGAATCCCTTGATCCAATCTCATCAACACGCTTTTATTACCCAGTACAAATGTTATATAACCGTCTAGTAAGACAAGATGAATCAGGTGCGCCATCTCCTGAACTCGCAACCAAATGGACATCCAATAAAACAGCGACTGAATGGGTGTTTGATTTACGCGAAAATGTGAAATTTCATAATGGCAAAGAACTAACGTCAGCTGACGTTGTAGCTACAATAAACAGAATTCTTGATCCTCAACGAGATGCTCCCGTTAGGGCTGTTCTTTCTATAATACAAGAAGTTACCGCATTAAATGATTATAGTGTTCAGTTTAAACTAAAAAAAGCGCATTCCGATTTTCCTATATTGTTAATGGATTATCGTATAAAAATATTGCCTAAAAATGTTGACCAAGATAAATCTCTTGTGGGTATCGGAACTGGGCCATTTAAACTTGAAAACCTTAATGTTGAAGGAACAACAAATCTCATTGCGAATAGTGAATATTGGGAAGGAAAGCCAAAACTTGACGGTATCGATTTAATCGCTATTGCAGATGATTCAGCTAGAGTACAAGCTCTTCTAGCTCGACAAATCGACTGGATTGGTTGGTCAGGGGTAACATCTCAACAGCTACCTTTATTTCAATATAACAGCATGTTTAAAGTTGATTCTATTTCAACGGGTGACTGGCGTGGAATTATATTTAAAAATGACGTCGAGCCATTTACCGATCCAAGAGTACGTAAAGCACTGCGAATCGTGACAGATCGAGAAGAGATGGCCAGACTTGTACTAGGTGAAGATGGGGGGGCAACCACCTGTGATACTCCAGTATGGAAAGGCGATCAATATAGAATGAACTTAGAGTGTAAACAAGATATTGAAGGCGCTAAAAAATTATTAGCAGAAGCTGGTTTTCCAGATGGTCTCGATATCGATCTTTACACCAGTAACACAGATACTTATTTCCGACCTTTAGTTGAAATCTACCAGCGACAAGCAGCAAAAGCCAACATTCGCGTCCATATAAAAATGACACCATCAGATAGTTATTGGAACGATGTTTGGATGAAAAAACCTGCATTTACCGCACTTTGGGGACAACGCCCAACCGATCAGGTGCTAAATGAAGTCTATCGCAGCACCGCACAATGGAATGAATCTGCTTGGAATAACCCCGATTTTGATCAGCTCTTAGATGAAGCTCGTCTAACTTTAGATTTTGATCCCCGTAAGAAACTTTATATCGATGCTCAGAAGATGTTGTGGGAAGAAGGTGGAACCCTAATACCATTCCACTTACGCAATCACAGAGTAATGATGAAAAATGTTACAATACCAGCGGTGGATGACTTTTCAATTCGATGGAATCTTGTCACTAAAGAATAA
- a CDS encoding ABC transporter permease: MFTMIYKRLFTAIFSLLIVGVLVFFVTESLPGDFCTSYLGQNATGTRLEQCRIDNNLNSPLIKRFAYWSENIVNGDLGTSLKRQKPVSDILIPRLENTLILGGIAASIGIPIAILLGCIAGLRVNKKSDHFISIASLFTMTVPEFVTATLLTLVFSIWLPWFPAVTLIGENASFSELLPNLVLPAITLSMVMVAHILRMVRSCMITVMNSSYIKMSRLKGIPYWHMVFYHALPNALLPAINIIALTIAWLLGGVVIIEQVFNYPGIGSLMISAIYDRDLPVVQGIAIVLAIIYILVNLCADLLTCILNPKLRTQQGY, translated from the coding sequence ATGTTTACCATGATTTATAAACGCCTTTTCACTGCAATATTCTCTCTTCTTATTGTTGGCGTTCTGGTTTTTTTCGTTACTGAATCGTTACCTGGGGACTTTTGTACTAGTTATCTTGGGCAAAATGCAACCGGGACTCGTTTAGAACAATGTCGTATAGATAATAATTTAAATTCCCCGTTAATTAAACGTTTTGCATATTGGTCTGAGAATATTGTTAATGGCGATTTAGGTACATCATTAAAACGTCAGAAACCCGTTAGTGACATACTTATTCCTCGATTAGAAAACACCTTAATTCTAGGTGGAATAGCAGCTTCGATAGGGATCCCAATAGCCATTCTTCTGGGATGTATTGCAGGCCTTAGAGTCAATAAAAAATCAGACCACTTTATATCAATAGCGTCTCTTTTCACCATGACGGTTCCAGAATTTGTAACTGCCACCCTTTTAACACTCGTATTTAGTATCTGGCTACCATGGTTTCCAGCCGTTACTTTAATCGGAGAAAATGCTTCCTTTTCGGAATTACTGCCTAATCTAGTATTACCTGCAATTACACTGTCTATGGTCATGGTTGCTCACATATTACGCATGGTTCGCTCATGTATGATCACTGTAATGAATTCAAGTTATATTAAAATGTCTCGCTTAAAAGGCATTCCTTATTGGCACATGGTTTTTTATCATGCTCTTCCCAATGCCCTTCTTCCCGCTATTAATATTATCGCACTCACTATTGCTTGGCTGCTTGGTGGTGTTGTCATCATTGAACAAGTCTTCAACTACCCTGGTATTGGTAGCCTTATGATTTCAGCCATTTACGATAGAGATCTCCCTGTCGTTCAAGGTATCGCCATCGTTTTAGCAATTATTTATATTTTGGTTAACCTTTGTGCTGATCTTCTAACCTGTATTCTTAATCCTAAACTTCGCACACAGCAAGGATATTAA
- a CDS encoding ABC transporter permease, whose protein sequence is MSKIKLFVAFFKQLSSTPSAKVGLILFISHILLACFATYIIPYDYGQTDSFNILKGPSMEHWLGTDQLGRDILSRTIMGGRAALFITFAGSFIAILWGSCLGIFTGFIGGRFDEVVMRFIDALLSIPWILFLLLIISMLGQSDTTLILTLGFFYGIAVIRVVRGATLDVITHDYILAARLRGERTSSIIRHEILPNITNVILVDGAMRWSWMLLIFSSLSFLGFGVNPPTPDWGLMIADTRGFMSVAPWATLAPLIALSSLIFSINITSDALSKVAGLNRDNSSPV, encoded by the coding sequence ATGAGTAAGATTAAATTGTTCGTGGCGTTTTTTAAACAACTTAGCTCAACTCCATCAGCTAAAGTTGGTTTAATCTTATTCATTTCCCATATTTTGTTAGCTTGTTTTGCTACCTATATTATTCCCTATGACTATGGACAAACCGATAGCTTTAATATTCTTAAAGGTCCAAGTATGGAGCACTGGCTAGGAACCGACCAATTAGGAAGAGATATTTTAAGCCGTACAATTATGGGTGGCAGAGCGGCTCTATTTATTACGTTTGCAGGAAGTTTTATCGCCATACTATGGGGTAGCTGCTTAGGCATTTTTACCGGATTTATAGGCGGACGTTTTGATGAAGTCGTCATGCGTTTCATCGACGCTTTATTATCAATCCCCTGGATTCTGTTTTTGCTTCTGATCATTAGTATGTTAGGACAGAGCGATACAACATTAATTTTAACATTGGGCTTTTTCTACGGCATTGCTGTTATAAGAGTTGTTAGGGGGGCCACCCTTGACGTTATTACCCATGACTATATTTTAGCTGCACGCCTGCGCGGAGAGCGAACAAGCTCTATCATTAGACATGAAATATTACCTAATATTACGAATGTTATCTTAGTGGATGGCGCTATGCGCTGGTCATGGATGTTGCTCATTTTCAGCTCACTCTCTTTCTTAGGCTTTGGCGTTAACCCTCCTACGCCTGATTGGGGCTTGATGATCGCAGACACACGAGGATTTATGTCTGTCGCACCTTGGGCTACCCTTGCACCATTAATCGCTTTAAGCTCACTTATATTTTCAATCAATATTACTTCAGACGCCTTATCAAAAGTGGCTGGTCTAAATCGTGATAACAGCTCACCAGTATAA
- a CDS encoding ABC transporter ATP-binding protein has translation MNHIIEVSNLNLGYKNKAGDFCHILNNVDLQVNPKDIIGLVGESGSGKSTLALSLMGYTNDDCFVKSGTIHFDNKDILQLSTLELAEIRGSQIALIPQNAGQALTPTMKVGKQIQEVLQFHSDIDKENYKTKVIELLNDVKLPDPEQIFSRYPHQLSGGQQQRVAIAMALAVKPKLLILDEPTTGLDATTQVHILDLLKALINKHNVSMVFVSHDFGAVSRLCNKVCVMYKGEIVEHGDIRKVLLEPEHTYTQTLLKAVPVIGKKQKNNVSLIQENKVKKETSISLKQLKISYHRKTLWESITRKPEPEATVDNINLTLKKGETLALIGESGSGKSTILKTIAGLNQTKGGEIIFNGKPLKILEERTKEQKKQIQMIFQNPDASLNPKQTILQILSKPLQLYFDMNSSQCHKRAKELLEQVHLNPDYLYRNPTMLSGGEKQRVAIARAFASEPELLLCDEITSALDVTVQATVLKLLKELQLKFNTSYIFIAHDLALVESIADQIAILNKGRICEVGPTKSVFANPSHPYTKILLDSVLTPEPEPETKQKYA, from the coding sequence ATGAACCATATAATCGAAGTTTCAAATTTAAATTTGGGATACAAAAATAAAGCGGGTGATTTCTGTCATATTCTTAATAATGTCGATCTCCAAGTTAATCCAAAAGACATTATCGGCCTTGTGGGTGAGTCAGGCTCCGGGAAAAGTACATTAGCCCTTTCTTTAATGGGATACACCAACGACGATTGTTTCGTTAAATCTGGCACTATCCATTTTGATAATAAAGATATCTTACAGCTATCAACATTAGAGCTAGCAGAAATAAGAGGTAGCCAAATCGCATTAATACCTCAAAATGCAGGGCAGGCATTAACCCCTACAATGAAAGTGGGAAAGCAAATACAAGAAGTTTTACAATTTCATAGTGATATTGACAAAGAAAATTATAAAACTAAAGTCATTGAGCTATTAAACGATGTTAAATTACCCGATCCTGAACAAATTTTTTCGCGCTATCCACACCAGCTTTCAGGTGGGCAGCAACAAAGAGTTGCAATAGCAATGGCTTTAGCGGTCAAACCTAAGCTACTCATTTTAGATGAGCCAACAACGGGTCTTGATGCCACAACTCAAGTCCATATTCTGGATTTATTAAAAGCATTAATCAATAAACATAATGTTTCTATGGTTTTTGTAAGCCATGACTTTGGTGCGGTTTCTCGACTTTGTAATAAAGTATGCGTTATGTATAAAGGTGAGATAGTAGAACACGGTGACATCAGAAAAGTGTTACTAGAACCTGAGCATACGTACACTCAAACATTACTAAAAGCAGTGCCGGTTATTGGTAAAAAACAGAAAAATAACGTTTCATTAATACAAGAAAATAAGGTAAAAAAAGAAACAAGCATCTCGTTAAAGCAACTAAAAATATCCTATCACCGTAAAACATTATGGGAATCAATAACCAGAAAACCTGAGCCAGAAGCCACAGTAGACAATATAAACCTAACGTTAAAGAAAGGTGAAACACTGGCCTTAATTGGTGAATCTGGTAGTGGGAAATCAACCATTCTTAAAACCATTGCAGGATTAAACCAAACCAAAGGTGGAGAGATAATATTCAATGGAAAGCCATTGAAAATTCTTGAAGAACGGACAAAAGAACAAAAAAAACAAATCCAAATGATATTTCAAAACCCGGATGCCTCGTTAAACCCAAAGCAAACAATTTTGCAGATTTTATCTAAGCCATTACAACTCTATTTTGATATGAATAGCTCTCAATGCCATAAGAGAGCAAAAGAATTGTTAGAACAAGTTCACCTCAATCCAGACTATTTGTATAGAAACCCAACCATGCTATCTGGTGGTGAAAAACAACGGGTTGCAATCGCAAGAGCTTTTGCCTCAGAGCCAGAATTATTGCTTTGTGATGAGATAACCTCGGCCTTAGACGTAACCGTTCAAGCTACAGTATTGAAATTACTAAAAGAACTGCAATTAAAATTCAACACCAGTTACATTTTTATTGCCCATGACCTAGCCCTTGTGGAATCAATCGCAGATCAAATTGCCATACTTAACAAAGGGCGCATTTGTGAAGTAGGACCAACAAAGTCAGTGTTTGCTAATCCTAGTCACCCATACACAAAAATATTGTTAGATTCAGTGCTAACACCTGAGCCTGAGCCTGAAACAAAACAGAAATACGCCTAA
- a CDS encoding maltoporin: protein MNRNTLGLAVTIATVFVSSTVTAEVDFHGYVRAGIGISGENGQQVRYQSNKVGRLGNEDDLYSEILLGKELYSQDGKSFYVDSMMALLSDGSNDFEGTNTSCELLKNSAGDVDDVSCDNDAEFAIRQFNVQAKGLIPSNPDAVSWAGKRYYQRHDIHISDFYYWDTSGSGAGVENLSVGTGKLSLAVLRQDSGDINVNNFDIRYAEIALWQDANLELGFNYGLINETDAQKAEVGEDPLMLTAEITMANVIGGLNKTIFQYATESYGEQMAGLGAGNSPDATSDDGIDGYRIINWGVIAPTKTWEIGHQIVYANSSFDSQDDHSIFNVVVRPMYKWDENMRTVFEGGWFTEEDNKVDSSGSKFTVAQAWSAGSSFWARPELRVYASYLKDYENDNAFGIGNDTEYNLGVQVEAWW, encoded by the coding sequence ATGAACAGAAATACACTGGGCCTGGCCGTTACAATTGCAACAGTATTCGTCTCTTCGACCGTTACTGCTGAGGTCGATTTTCACGGGTATGTGCGTGCTGGTATTGGCATCAGCGGTGAAAACGGCCAGCAGGTGCGTTACCAGTCGAATAAAGTAGGCCGCCTCGGTAACGAAGACGATCTCTATTCTGAAATCCTATTGGGCAAAGAGCTCTACAGCCAAGATGGAAAATCCTTTTATGTTGACTCTATGATGGCTTTACTTTCTGACGGAAGCAATGATTTCGAAGGCACGAATACATCATGTGAGTTGCTCAAAAATTCAGCGGGTGATGTTGACGATGTCTCCTGTGACAATGATGCGGAATTTGCCATTCGTCAGTTCAATGTTCAGGCTAAGGGGCTCATTCCAAGCAATCCGGATGCTGTTTCCTGGGCAGGCAAGCGTTACTATCAGCGACATGATATTCACATTTCTGATTTTTACTACTGGGATACATCCGGATCCGGTGCCGGTGTGGAAAACCTGTCTGTCGGTACGGGCAAACTTTCATTAGCGGTACTTCGTCAAGATAGCGGTGATATCAATGTAAATAACTTCGATATCCGATACGCCGAAATTGCACTTTGGCAAGATGCCAATTTAGAGCTTGGTTTTAACTATGGCCTCATCAACGAAACGGATGCGCAGAAAGCGGAGGTTGGCGAAGACCCACTGATGCTTACCGCTGAAATAACCATGGCCAACGTTATTGGTGGTTTGAACAAAACGATATTCCAATATGCGACCGAAAGCTACGGTGAACAAATGGCTGGATTGGGAGCCGGTAACTCACCTGATGCAACCTCTGACGATGGTATTGACGGCTACCGAATCATTAATTGGGGGGTAATTGCTCCAACAAAGACTTGGGAAATCGGACATCAGATCGTTTATGCCAATTCAAGTTTTGACAGCCAAGATGATCATTCTATCTTCAATGTGGTTGTTCGACCAATGTATAAGTGGGACGAAAACATGCGTACTGTGTTTGAGGGCGGTTGGTTTACAGAAGAGGACAATAAGGTCGATAGCTCCGGTAGCAAGTTTACCGTGGCACAAGCTTGGTCGGCCGGCTCTAGCTTCTGGGCCCGCCCTGAGCTACGTGTATATGCCAGTTACCTGAAAGATTATGAAAATGATAATGCCTTTGGCATAGGGAACGACACAGAATACAACTTGGGTGTCCAAGTTGAAGCATGGTGGTAA